From a single Phycisphaerae bacterium genomic region:
- a CDS encoding TIM barrel protein, translating to MKLGFMAWCFPSLDLDRVLAWAVERRFECVILDRWPWDLAEAKDLLARYDLSVTALGTSVNILDPDPAKQKDNVALVKKIIAHAEKLNVPTVEMFAGRNPNTRVEDNYAPFKKVMTPLVKFAADRGRRISVENCPMMHDSWPGGTNIAYSPAIWERMFDLVPAENFGLTFDPAHCVWLGIDYLAAVRAFGDRIFGVHAKDCEILHEVLAVAGILGDHWWRYRMPGWGEVDWPAFLSALHEVGFAGDLNLEHEDVLFGFDDLPNSPEKVKQGLLLGQKFLKPYLPDPI from the coding sequence ATGAAGCTCGGCTTTATGGCTTGGTGTTTTCCGTCGCTCGACCTCGACCGCGTGCTGGCCTGGGCCGTCGAGCGCCGGTTCGAGTGCGTCATTCTCGACCGCTGGCCGTGGGATCTCGCCGAGGCCAAAGACCTTTTGGCCAGATACGACCTGAGCGTCACCGCTTTGGGCACTTCGGTCAACATCCTCGATCCCGACCCAGCCAAACAGAAAGACAACGTCGCCCTGGTCAAGAAGATCATCGCCCACGCAGAGAAGCTTAACGTCCCGACGGTCGAGATGTTCGCCGGACGCAATCCCAACACCCGGGTCGAGGACAACTACGCCCCGTTCAAGAAGGTCATGACCCCCCTCGTCAAGTTCGCCGCCGACCGCGGACGGCGGATCTCGGTCGAGAACTGCCCGATGATGCACGACTCCTGGCCCGGCGGGACCAACATCGCCTATTCGCCGGCGATCTGGGAGCGGATGTTCGACCTGGTGCCGGCTGAGAACTTCGGGTTGACCTTCGACCCGGCCCACTGCGTCTGGCTCGGCATTGACTACCTCGCCGCCGTCCGCGCCTTCGGCGATCGCATCTTCGGCGTTCACGCCAAGGACTGCGAGATTCTCCACGAGGTCCTCGCCGTCGCCGGCATTCTCGGCGACCACTGGTGGCGCTACCGCATGCCCGGATGGGGCGAGGTCGACTGGCCGGCGTTCCTCTCGGCCCTTCACGAGGTCGGCTTTGCCGGCGATCTGAACCTCGAGCACGAGGACGTGCTCTTCGGTTTCGACGATCTGCCCAATTCGCCCGAAAAAGTCAAGCAGGGCCTTCTGCTCGGGCAGAAGTTCCTCAAGCCGTACCTGCCCGATCCGATCTGA
- a CDS encoding Gfo/Idh/MocA family oxidoreductase: MATSKASRKINLAIIGAGGISQAVHLPGFKLCKDVRVAALCDESESLARRVAEPFGVPAVYSDYQRMLESEPLDAVVVATPNYLHYPMVMAAAQRKLHVLCEKPLALDATQARRMRDAVKRARLVNMIAYNYRYVPAIRFLKQLIDDGTLGRVYHFRAFYLQLWGGDGASWRTRRKLTGSGQLGDVGSHLIDYARHLIGEFDSVCGLTRTWLPKRRDPNTNRWEKTDVDDAASFMAEFKNGAAGVFEVTRFAPGRGCGLNEHQSIEINAEGGTVVYDYQKPDELQLCLTQKDMAAARFVRTSVPAAVRQFYGPAIWKAFRQCPPLGFRLKQARDFIDAIRHRRSVTPNFDDALRAQQVIDAILQADRSRRWVKVPR, translated from the coding sequence ATGGCCACCTCCAAAGCGTCCAGGAAGATCAACCTCGCGATCATCGGGGCCGGCGGCATCTCGCAGGCCGTCCACCTGCCCGGCTTTAAGCTCTGCAAGGACGTTCGCGTCGCCGCCCTGTGCGACGAGTCCGAATCCCTCGCCCGCCGCGTCGCCGAGCCGTTCGGCGTGCCCGCGGTCTACAGCGACTATCAGCGGATGCTGGAAAGCGAACCGCTCGACGCCGTCGTGGTCGCCACGCCGAACTATCTGCACTATCCGATGGTCATGGCCGCTGCGCAGCGGAAGCTGCACGTGCTGTGCGAAAAGCCGCTGGCCCTCGACGCCACGCAGGCCCGCCGGATGCGCGACGCGGTCAAACGGGCCCGCCTGGTGAACATGATCGCCTACAACTACCGCTACGTGCCGGCCATCCGGTTCCTCAAGCAGCTTATCGACGACGGCACGCTCGGCCGGGTCTACCACTTTCGGGCGTTCTACCTGCAGCTCTGGGGCGGCGACGGGGCCTCGTGGCGGACCCGGCGAAAGCTGACCGGCAGCGGCCAACTCGGCGACGTCGGCTCGCACCTGATCGACTACGCCCGGCACCTGATCGGCGAGTTTGACTCGGTCTGCGGCCTGACCCGCACGTGGCTGCCCAAACGCCGCGACCCAAACACCAACCGCTGGGAAAAAACCGACGTCGATGACGCCGCCTCCTTCATGGCTGAGTTCAAGAACGGGGCAGCCGGCGTTTTCGAGGTCACCCGGTTCGCCCCCGGCCGCGGCTGCGGACTCAACGAGCACCAATCCATCGAGATCAACGCCGAAGGCGGCACCGTCGTCTACGACTACCAGAAGCCCGATGAGCTTCAGCTCTGCCTGACCCAAAAGGACATGGCGGCCGCCCGCTTCGTCCGCACCAGCGTGCCCGCTGCGGTCCGCCAATTCTACGGCCCCGCCATCTGGAAGGCTTTTCGCCAGTGTCCGCCATTGGGCTTCCGGCTCAAGCAGGCCCGCGACTTTATCGACGCGATCCGCCATCGCCGTTCGGTCACCCCCAACTTCGACGACGCCCTCCGCGCCCAGCAGGTTATCGACGCCATCCTCCAAGCCGATCGAAGTCGCCGGTGGGTCAAGGTCCCCAGGTAG
- a CDS encoding cellulase family glycosylhydrolase, with amino-acid sequence MAPIRIHPQNPKIFEGRGAPRVLVCATEHYGAVMNRPFRFDRYLDDAAAKLQTLTRTFMLFREFQNMYNPYSTCKPESTDYIAPFCRVGPDLAADGLPKFNLSQPNPEFFDRLHRFLSKASQLGIVVEVVLLSNTYMPEIWAANPLNRINNVNDVEDIRWPDYLSRRHPKLFAWQTAHVRKIVEETNRYDNIFYEICNEPGGAAGGPDDPTIEEVNDWQMAIAKVIRETESRLPNQHLIAGQEALVYNPLFEQRSDKSFGDFGIDVVNIHPLPNTVYAGKTYYLGGFMSKELSLEPLRDYCLAAYDELKPLNMDEDNTASRFKDFDGWTIHRKRAWTTLLCGGHYDYIDFSIINYCETGTEESQRCIRTWMRHLSDYIHSIDLVRAKPIRDRLRGQPAATVASVFGVADEDISIYLADGRELTDKDAGRAIGGQIILDLPEGEYQAAWFSPVDGTYDPPLVLRGGNGMRLAVPAFTHDAVLRIRKRG; translated from the coding sequence ATGGCTCCGATACGCATTCATCCCCAAAACCCGAAGATATTCGAGGGTCGCGGAGCGCCGCGGGTTCTGGTCTGCGCCACGGAGCATTACGGAGCGGTCATGAATCGTCCCTTCCGATTCGATCGCTACCTCGACGACGCCGCAGCCAAATTGCAAACCCTGACCCGCACGTTCATGCTCTTTCGCGAATTCCAAAACATGTACAACCCCTATTCCACGTGCAAACCCGAGTCGACGGACTACATCGCGCCGTTTTGCCGCGTCGGTCCGGACCTCGCCGCCGACGGGCTGCCCAAATTCAACCTCTCGCAGCCGAACCCGGAGTTCTTCGACCGCCTCCACCGTTTCCTGTCCAAAGCCTCGCAGCTCGGCATCGTCGTCGAGGTCGTCCTGCTGAGCAACACCTACATGCCCGAAATCTGGGCGGCCAACCCGCTGAACCGGATCAACAACGTCAACGACGTCGAGGACATCCGCTGGCCCGACTACCTGAGCCGAAGGCATCCGAAGCTTTTCGCCTGGCAGACCGCCCACGTCCGCAAGATCGTCGAGGAGACGAACCGGTACGACAATATCTTCTATGAAATTTGCAACGAACCGGGCGGCGCAGCCGGCGGTCCCGACGACCCGACGATCGAGGAGGTCAACGACTGGCAGATGGCCATCGCGAAGGTCATCCGCGAGACCGAAAGCCGCCTGCCCAACCAACACCTGATCGCCGGACAGGAGGCCCTCGTCTACAACCCCCTCTTCGAGCAGCGGTCGGACAAGTCGTTCGGCGATTTCGGAATCGACGTGGTCAACATCCACCCGCTTCCCAACACCGTGTACGCCGGCAAGACGTACTACCTGGGCGGGTTCATGTCGAAGGAACTGAGCCTGGAGCCATTGCGAGACTACTGCCTGGCGGCGTATGACGAGCTCAAGCCGCTCAATATGGACGAGGACAACACCGCTTCGCGGTTCAAGGACTTCGACGGCTGGACCATCCACCGTAAGCGCGCCTGGACGACGCTGTTGTGCGGCGGGCATTACGACTACATCGATTTCTCGATCATCAACTACTGCGAAACCGGCACCGAGGAATCTCAGCGGTGCATTCGGACGTGGATGAGGCACCTCTCGGACTACATCCATTCGATCGATCTGGTCCGCGCCAAACCGATCCGCGACCGGCTGCGCGGGCAACCGGCGGCGACGGTGGCCTCGGTATTCGGCGTCGCCGATGAGGATATCAGCATCTACCTGGCCGACGGCCGGGAACTGACCGACAAGGACGCCGGCCGGGCGATCGGGGGCCAGATCATCCTTGATCTGCCCGAAGGGGAATACCAGGCCGCCTGGTTCTCACCCGTCGACGGGACCTACGATCCGCCTTTGGTCCTCCGAGGCGGAAACGGCATGCGCCTAGCCGTTCCAGCCTTCACCCACGACGCTGTGCTGCGGATCAGAAAAAGAGGATAA
- a CDS encoding GntR family transcriptional regulator — protein sequence MSNTSINTSNPVYASLVETLRDEIHAGRSQPNQLIGSEHEMVRRTGLSRVSVRRAIDQLVDEGLVERRPGKGVFVRDRHVATRLVEIVVPDMTREPWVRIVRSAQRSGADRGIQIQLHDAHQYGDLDVTLRVLERLPELAPSGAILGSICHPRFAELIVKLKGQAYPFVLIGESWREIEVPTVSADNRAGGYTVGQELVRRGHRRIGYIGPMVDPTARRRFEGLRDAVNDGGVAFDRALVGDLVLENPLVSWERAVDQAIRRMMDQPDRPTAILCCTDGAAADACRTLKRMGVAIPSDISVIGYDDEPICRYLDPPLASVRQPVEQMGQAAMEMLIGRMGNPRGAIEHCVLPVEFVSRASLADRLADAGGTPV from the coding sequence ATGTCTAATACCAGTATTAATACCAGTAATCCAGTCTATGCCTCTCTGGTCGAGACCCTCCGCGACGAGATTCACGCCGGCCGAAGCCAGCCGAATCAGTTGATCGGGTCGGAACACGAGATGGTGCGGCGGACGGGCCTCAGCCGCGTATCCGTCCGGCGGGCCATCGACCAGCTTGTCGATGAGGGGTTGGTCGAGCGCCGCCCCGGCAAGGGCGTCTTCGTTCGCGATCGCCATGTGGCCACGCGGCTGGTCGAGATCGTGGTGCCCGACATGACCCGCGAGCCGTGGGTCCGCATCGTTCGCAGCGCCCAGCGGTCCGGGGCCGATCGCGGCATCCAGATCCAGCTCCACGACGCCCACCAGTACGGCGACCTGGACGTGACCCTCCGCGTCCTGGAAAGGCTCCCTGAACTGGCCCCCAGCGGGGCGATACTCGGCTCGATCTGCCACCCGCGCTTCGCCGAACTGATCGTCAAACTCAAGGGGCAGGCCTATCCGTTCGTCCTGATCGGCGAATCCTGGCGCGAAATCGAGGTGCCCACCGTCTCCGCCGACAACCGCGCCGGCGGCTATACCGTCGGGCAGGAACTGGTCCGGCGCGGACACCGGCGGATCGGCTACATCGGCCCGATGGTCGACCCGACGGCACGGCGGCGGTTCGAGGGGCTGCGCGATGCGGTCAACGACGGCGGCGTCGCCTTCGACCGCGCGCTCGTCGGCGACCTGGTGCTCGAAAACCCGCTGGTCAGTTGGGAGCGGGCGGTGGACCAGGCGATCCGACGGATGATGGATCAGCCGGATCGGCCGACGGCCATCCTCTGCTGCACCGACGGGGCGGCGGCTGACGCCTGCCGAACCCTCAAGCGAATGGGCGTGGCGATCCCCAGCGACATCAGCGTGATCGGCTACGACGATGAGCCGATCTGCCGCTACCTCGATCCGCCGCTGGCCTCGGTGCGTCAGCCGGTCGAGCAGATGGGCCAGGCTGCGATGGAGATGCTGATCGGCCGAATGGGCAACCCGCGCGGCGCCATCGAGCACTGCGTCCTGCCGGTCGAGTTCGTCAGCCGCGCGTCACTGGCGGACAGGCTTGCCGATGCCGGAGGAACGCCCGTATGA
- a CDS encoding carboxypeptidase regulatory-like domain-containing protein, with product ADGQPIADQPVWLIPTDQPGNPYGVTTDVHGRAWFWCKSGPGTYTAVVQRDGQTHQTQITPAPPGQWLQIKTVRCRLPQ from the coding sequence ACGCCGACGGCCAACCGATCGCCGATCAACCGGTCTGGCTGATCCCCACCGATCAGCCGGGCAACCCCTACGGCGTGACCACCGACGTCCACGGCAGAGCATGGTTCTGGTGCAAATCCGGGCCGGGAACCTACACCGCCGTGGTCCAGCGGGACGGCCAGACCCACCAGACGCAAATCACCCCCGCCCCACCCGGCCAGTGGCTCCAGATCAAGACCGTCCGCTGCCGGCTGCCTCAATAG